The following proteins are encoded in a genomic region of Oncorhynchus gorbuscha isolate QuinsamMale2020 ecotype Even-year linkage group LG11, OgorEven_v1.0, whole genome shotgun sequence:
- the LOC124048332 gene encoding circularly permutated Ras protein 1-like, with amino-acid sequence MEFACGFVYVPPSTYQREVHTKPQIAVKRSALLPPPNRIRPRSPPPPPPAQLQKQQHHSPEQRITEKCFKNALLPPFMRSQSPACVQPIPGPPSLLPSNSQRLTYDLPQKEPDIGSHPWDPDYSYNIPEGSGEEMKHPNTTGSCGSAQKSAPALPPRPSFMKSCPEYLVLLPDSFSSSKSSSSSSRSREPLVGNPNVILVSLGELISEENAFTIEGEPTCCSQCGSVLDSFYDNVVNVCYFCQSSLEPPTSSSSTCLGCRDSVFLLTPGDKALALTDTLLLFCIDISASMSITSQVLEGKQPIYRSRLQFVQEAVLQSVRKLSETQPHMRVGLITFNNQVTLHGYDEFTSRFLRGAELIDSEYLKEAAFSFPSPQPLSRTRDCLQREILGLSESGATALGPASLVAIAMASRQPGSKVIICTDGKANTDLGNLEVEGIDARPCLSSTIFYHDLGEYAASQGVTVSVLAIEGTDCRLDELGRLADCTSGKVVIASPHELYTEFEEIIENRTIATHCSVTLLLPTTLCVKGEREAGNRVTREVGNVASDTEITFQFGAREHSSQGEVSAPVAGGRVSVQLQLRYRQEDGHSMLRVLTADKEVTDDSSVVLSSLFLAIIQLNSSQASAALAVRGRFQDAKSEGETQRELMERALEYDRSAEDKLIYSKWLKTMDPIHNSLQNYTRRQSIRSDTLQSLTDMGAALLYSMKNSNRSISLKEKHQH; translated from the exons ATGGAGTTTGCCTGTGGGTTTGTTTATGTCCCTCCATCAACCTATCAGAGGGAAGTCCACACGAAACCACAAATTGCAGTTAAACGTTCAG ctctccttcctcccccaaaCAGAATCCGTCCCCgcagtcctccccctcctcctccagcacaactacaaaaacaacaacaccactCTCCAGAACAGAGAATCACTgagaaatgttttaaaaatg CTCTGCTCCCCCCATTCATGCGATCTCAATCGCCTGCTTGCGTCCAGCCAATCCCAGGCCcaccttcccttctcccttccaaTAGCCAGAGGCTGACCTATGACCTTCCACAGAAGGAGCCAGACATTGGGAGTCATCCATGGGATCCAGACTACTCATACAATATCCCAGAAGGCAGTGGGGAAGAGATGAAGCATCCAAACACCACCGGCAGCTGTGGATCTGCACAGAAGTCAG CTCCAGCCTTGCCACCAAGACCTTCCTTTATGAAGTCCTGTCCAGAATACCTAGTTCTGTTGCCTGATTCTTTCTCCTCCTCAaagtcctcctcttcatcctcca GATCAAGGGAACCATTGGTGGGGAATCCAAATGTGATCCTAGTCAGTTTGGGGGAGCTGATATCAGAGGAAAACG CGTTCACCATAGAGGGAGAGCCCACCTGCTGCTCCCAGTGTGGCTCTGTGCTGGACTCCTTCTATGACAATGTG GTGAATGTCTGTTATTTTTGCCAGTCATCATTGGAACcacctacctcctcatcttcCACCTGTCTCGGTTGCCGGGACAGTGTCTTCCTGTTGACCCCTGGTGACAAGGCCCTGGCCCTTACAGACACCCTGCTCCTGTTCTGTATCGACATCTCAGCGTCCATGAGTATCACCTCCCAG GTGTTGGAAGGAAAACAGCCAATCTACAGGTCACGTCTTCAG TTTGTTCAGGAAGCAGTGTTACAGAGTGTTCGGAAGCTGAGTGAAACACAACCACACATGCGAGTGGGACTCATCACGTTCAACAATCAG GTGACTCTGCATGGATATGACGAGTTCACCTCGCGTTTCTTGCGGGGTGCGGAGTTGATTGACAGTGAATACCTTAAGGAAGCAGCGTTCAGCTTCCCCAGCCCACAACCCCTCTCCAGGACCAGGGACTGTCTACAGAGAGAGATTCTAGG ATTGTCTGAGAGTGGTGCCACGGCTTTAGGTCCTGCTTCTCTTGTAGCCATAGCGATGGCTTCTCGGCAACCAGGGTCAAAG GTGATCATCTGCACAGATGGAAAGGCCAACACAGACCTGGGGAATCTGGAGGTGGAGGGCATTGATGCTCGACCTTGCCTCTCCTCCACTATCTTCTACCACGACCTGGGGGAGTACGCTGCTAGCCAGGG GGTGACGGTATCAGTGTTGGCTATCGAGGGGACAGACTGCAGACTTGATGAGCTGGGGAGACTAGCAGACTGCACAAGCGGAAAG GTGGTGATAGCAAGTCCACATGAACTATACACTGAATTTGAGGAGATTATTGAGAACAGGACGATAGCGACACACTGTAGTGTCACTTTGCTGCTCCCCACAACACT GTgtgtgaaaggagagagggaggctgggaaCAGGGTGACCAGAGAGGTGGGCAATGTGGCATCAGACACAGAAATCACCTTTCAATTTGGAGCGAGGGAACACAGCTCACAGGGAGAGG TGTCAGCCCCAGTGGCAGGTGGCCGTGTGTCTGTTCAGCTGCAGCTGAGATACAGACAGGAGGATGGACACAGTATGCTCAGAGTGCTGACGGCTGATAAAGAGGTGACGGATGACAG ctcagtggtcctctcctctctgtttctagcTATAATTCAGCTCAACTCATCCCAGGCCAGCGCCGCTCTAGCTGTCAGGGGCCGCTTCCAAGACGCAAAGAGTgagggggagacacagagggAACTGATGGAGAGAGCCCT GGAGTATGATAGAAGTGCAGAAGACAAACTGATTTATTCAAAATGGCTTAAAACCATGGACCCTATACACAACAGCCTACAAAACTACACAAGG AGACAATCCATACGTTCTGATACACTGCAG TCTCTAACAGACATGGGTGCTGCACTGCTGTACAGCATGAAGAACAGCAACAGGTCTATTTCACTGAAGGAAAAGCACCAACACTGA